From Elephas maximus indicus isolate mEleMax1 chromosome 1, mEleMax1 primary haplotype, whole genome shotgun sequence, a single genomic window includes:
- the LOC126066078 gene encoding olfactory receptor 12D3-like, translating into MENITRANEFLLLGLTRIQELQPVIFTVFLILYLIILFGNGAILVIVISEPRLHSPMYFFLGNLSCLDICYSSVTLPKLMSNLLSTRKAISFPGCITQLHFFHFLGCTETMLLTIMAFDRFVAICYPLRYMVIMSPQVCILLAGVAWLTSLFYALMHSVMTARLNFCGSQKLNYFFCDVKPLLELACGDKRLNQWLIFIVTCSLAMAACFLTLLSYFYIIGFLVFKHRSFSALHKALSTCASHFMVVCLFYGTVGLTYIPPTSTTSVIKGRFVAVIHTTITPVLNPLIYTLRNKEVTLALRKLFGRKLFSKDGWWQN; encoded by the coding sequence ATGGAGAACATCACtagagcaaatgagtttctttTGCTGGGACTGACCCGTATTCAGGAGCTGCAGCCAGTAATCTTCACGGTATTCCTCATTCTATACCTGATAATTCTATTTGGAAATGGGGCCATACTAGTGATTGTTATCTCAGAGCCAAGACTCCACTcccctatgtattttttcctgggaAACCTTTCTTGTCTTGATATCTGCTATTCCTCAGTGACACTGCCCAAGCTCATGTCGAACCTCCTTTCCACTCGAAAGGCTATCTCCTTCCCAGGCTGCATCACCCAGCTACACTTCTTTCACTTCCTGGGCTGCACCGAGACCATGTTGCTGACCATCATGGCCTTTGACCGATTTGTGGCCATTTGCTACCCACTCCGCTACATGGTCATCATGAGCCCCCAGGTGTGCATTCTGCTGGCAGGTGTGGCCTGGCTCACCAGCTTGTTTTACGCCCTGATGCATTCAGTCATGACTGCACGCCTGAACTTTTGTGGCTCTCAGAAGCTCAACTACTTCTTCTGCGATGTCAAGCCTCTCTTGGAATTGGCTTGTGGTGATAAGCGGCTCAATCAGTGGCTCATTTTCATTGTCACTTGCAGCCTAGCCATGGCAGCTTGCTTCCTGACCCTCCTCTCCTACTTTTACATTATTGGCTTCCTTGTGTTCAAGCACCGGTCCTTCAGCGCACTCCACAAGGCTCTGTCCACTTGTGCCTCCCATTTCATGGTGGTTTGTCTCTTCTATGGAACTGTGGGCCTTACCTACATTCCCCCTACCTCCACTACCTCTGTGATAAAGGGACGGTTTGTGGCTGTCATACACACCACCATTACCCCAGTGCTGAATCCACTGATATACACGCTTAGGAATAAGGAAGTGACATTGGCTCTGAGGAAACTCTTTGGGAGGAAGCTGTTCTCTAAGGATGGCTGGTGGCAAAACTAG
- the LOC126075750 gene encoding olfactory receptor 5V1-like: MEGENQTTLSEFIIMGFSNLNNLQFLLFTIFFMIYLCTLGGNIFIILVILADPRLHTPMYFFLRNLAFLDICYTTTNVPQMMVHLLSENKCISYGGCVSQLFAFLFFVGVECLLLAAMAYDRYIAICKPLRYSVIMNKVLYSQLAASCWIGGFLNSVVHTVLTFFLPFCGNNQINYFFCDIPPLLILSCGDTSVNELVLLIVGVFIGWAPFLGIILSYLYIISTILKIRSSEGRQKAFSTCASHLVIVLLYYGSSIFTYARPISSYSLSKDRLVSVLYSVVTPMLNPIIYTLRNKDIGKALRAVREKAAASKFQFS, encoded by the coding sequence ATGGAAGGAGAAAACCAAACGACTCTGTCTGAGTTTATCATCATGGGATTCTCCAACCTAAATAATTTGCAATTTTTACTCTTCACCATATTCTTTATGATCTATCTCTGTACCCTGGGAGGCAATATCTTCATTATTTTGGTCATCTTGGCTGATCCCAGACTACATAcccccatgtatttttttctgagaaatttAGCCTTTCTTGACATCTGCTACACCACCACTAATGTCCCCCAGATGATGGTCCATCTCCTATCGGAGAATAAATGCATTTCCTATGGAGGCTGTGTGAGTCAACTTTTTGCATTCCTTTTCTTTGTGGGGGTAGAGTGTCTTTTGCTGGCAGCAATGGCATATGACCGTTACATTGCAATTTGTAAACCTTTAAGGTATTCAGTTATTATGAACAAGGTCCTGTATAGCCAGTTAGCAGCCTCCTGCTGGATTGGTGGTTTTCTCAACTCAGTGGTGCACACGGTGTTGACCTTCTTCTTGCCCTTCTGTGGCAATAACCAGATTAATTATTTCTTTTGTGACATCCCCCCTTTACTCATCTTGTCTTGTGGGGATACATCTGTCAATGAGCTGGTGCTACTCATCGTTGGGGTCTTCATTGGATGGGCTCCTTTCCTGGGTATCATCCTCTCCTACCTCTATATCATCTCCACCATCTTGAAAATCCGCTCTTCAGAGGGGAGGCAAAAGGCCTTTTCTACATGTGCATCCCACCTGGTCATTGTCCTTCTCTATTATGGCAGCTCCATCTTCACATATGCACGGCCCATCTCATCTTACTCATTGTCAAAAGACCGACTGGTCTCAGTACTGTACAGTGTTGTTACACCCATGCTAAACCCCATAATTTACACTTTGAGGAACAAGGACATAGGAAAGGCCTTGAGAGCTGTGAGAGAAAAAGCAGCAGCCTCCAAATTTCAATTCTCTTGA